One window of Cetobacterium sp. 8H genomic DNA carries:
- a CDS encoding MipA/OmpV family protein, with translation MKKIILGLTALTMATTALAENKYGVGLGLGVSDSIYKGADDRSYPMPLLDINYGDFYVKGITVGYNLYQNDTLTTSIFVDPLAGFAVDGADLARGYDNIDDRKFQTMAGLRMDYKTGLYDIRTSASAQFGEHGAEGKISAFRIYSVNDKLTLIPAIHMKGYTDDYTNYYFGVTSEEKNKNRNIKEEYTADAAYSFGATLTADYKLNDKIALMAFTGFEKFSSEVTDSPIVEDNTLFLVGAGAKYFF, from the coding sequence ATGAAAAAAATAATATTAGGGTTAACTGCTTTAACTATGGCAACAACAGCTCTTGCAGAAAATAAATATGGTGTTGGACTTGGACTTGGAGTTTCAGATAGTATCTATAAAGGTGCGGATGATAGAAGTTATCCTATGCCACTTTTAGATATCAACTATGGTGATTTCTATGTAAAAGGTATAACTGTTGGTTATAACTTATATCAAAATGATACTTTAACAACTTCTATTTTTGTAGATCCATTAGCTGGATTTGCTGTAGATGGTGCTGATTTAGCAAGAGGATATGATAATATTGATGACAGAAAGTTTCAAACTATGGCTGGATTAAGAATGGATTATAAAACTGGTTTATACGATATAAGAACTTCGGCTTCAGCCCAGTTTGGTGAGCATGGTGCTGAAGGTAAAATCAGTGCATTCAGAATATACTCAGTTAATGACAAGCTTACTTTAATTCCTGCTATTCATATGAAAGGATACACTGATGATTACACAAATTATTATTTTGGTGTAACTTCTGAAGAAAAAAATAAAAATAGAAATATAAAAGAAGAATATACTGCAGATGCTGCTTACTCTTTCGGAGCTACTTTAACTGCTGATTATAAATTAAATGATAAAATAGCACTGATGGCTTTTACAGGTTTTGAAAAATTCTCTAGTGAAGTAACTGACTCTCCAATTGTAGAAGATAATACTCTATTTTTAGTTGGAGCAGGAGCTAAATACTTCTTCTAA